The segment GTATTAGTTTGATAATTGAAAATAAGAAATGTTATACAAAAACGAATAGGTTTTAACTTATTCGTTTTTGTATTTATATAGGGGCTATCCATGCAAATTATTGGCTTGACGTTCTATATTTATCATAAACATTATGGGTTTAATAAGAAGTACAAGAAAACATTGACAAATTTATTCTACATATGTAGAATAAATTTAAAGAGGTGGTGAAATTGACATTGAAAAAAATTCCAGATTCAGAGTTAGAGGTTATGAAAGTTATTTGGAATAATGAGAAAAGTATATCATCAAAAGAAATAATTAAAATAATGGCAGATAAGAAAAAATGGAAACAAACAACGATTTTAACATTATTAAAAAGGCTTATTAATAAAAATATTATTAGTGCTGAGAAAGTTAAAAGCTTAACTTATTATACAGCTATTGTTGATAAGAAAAGTTATTTAGAAGTGGAGACAAGTGATTTTTTTAAAAAGCTTCATGAAAATTCATTAAAAAGTTTTATAACAACATTACATGATAATAATGATATTACTGATGAAGACTTGGATGAATTAGAAAAGTGGATTAGGGAGAGCAGGTGATTAGTTATTGGAAAAATTTATATTGAATTTTATACATACCTCATTTATAGGAAGTATATGGATTATATTATTAATGGTTTTAAGAAAATGTTTATCAAAAAAGTATAGTGAAAATTTTATTTATTATATGTGGTTATTAATTATAGTAAAACTAATAATACCATTTAAAATACCAATATATCTTTCAATGGAAATATATAATGTTTTTGATAGTATTTCACTAGACAAAATAAAAGAACAAGTATTATTACAACAAAGGAGTGTGAATGTTCAAGGGAATATTTCTATTATTATGATAGTGGTTTATATATGGTTTATAGGTATAATATTAGCTAGTAGTTATTATATATATTCCTATTTAAAATTTATTAAAAATATTAAATGCTTTTCTTATGAAGTTACGGATGAAGAATTGGTTAATATATATAATGGGTTAACGTGTAAATTTAAAATAAATAAGAAAATTTCTTTAAAATATTATAATGGAATTAGTTCACCATTTGGAGTTGGAATTTTAAATCCAAGTGTAATATTACCTAAGGATTTTTATAATCCTACAGAACTAAAAATAATATTAACTCATGAATTAATGCATTTTAAAAAGAATGATTTACTATATAAAAGTTTACTTGTAGTTGTTAAAATAGTATATTGGTTCAATCCTTTAGTTTACGTAATGTGTAACATTATAAACTTGGATTGTGAACTAGCTTGCGACGAATCTTTGCTAAAGAATTCGGGAATAGAAGAAAGAAAGTTATATGCAATGACTCTTATTAATTCTATAAGAGTTAGCAACAAATTTACTTTAAAAAGTGACATGGTTACAAGTTTTAATAATAGTAAAAATATTTTAAAAAGGAGAATAGTGAATATGTTAAATTTAAAAAAGAAGAAAAGAGGTATTATAGTAGGAACAATATGTGCAATAATAATGACGAGTTCATTAATTAGTGTTAATGTTTTTGTAGAAAAGGCAGGTAAAAAATTAAGTGGAAATTCATGTGAAGTTATAACAGATACATCTATAAAAAAAGAAAAATCAAAAATAAATATTAATTCAAATGATAATTCTAAGGTTTTATATGAATATAAAACTCATTGTAATATGCCAGAAGGTTCAACGTTTAAGAACAAATAATAGTCATAATAATTTAAGGAATTTCAGCGTATTTTGAAATTACACAAATGTATAATATTAGGTAAGTATATTAAAAGGAATGATATAAATGCTAGATATAAATGAAGATGAAAAAATATTAGAGTTTTACAACTCTAATATATATGAGAGTTTAGAACAAGAAAATACAAAGTTATGGTATGAAGGTGTTAATTATTATTTATATCATGGATTTCAGAAAGAAAAATTAATATAATAATAGATGAGGAATATAGAGAAATGACAATGGAATTAGAGAAATATTATAATAAGTTTTGTGAGGATAAAAGATTAACGAGAAAATATGGACAAGTTGAATATATTACTTCTATGAAGTATATTCATCACTATTTAGAAGATAATAAAAATGCAAAAATATTAGATGTTGGTGCAGGAACTGGAAGATACTCTGTACAATTAGCTAATGAAGGATATGATGTTACGGCAATTGAACTTGTGAAGCATAATCTAGGTGTTTTAAAGTCAAAAGGAAGTACAGTAAAAGCATATCAAGGAACAGCATTAGATTTATCAAGATTCTCAGAAAATACCTTTGACATAACGTTGGTGTTTGGACCAATGTATCATTTATATAATTTTGAAAATAAAGTACAAGCACTTGAAGAAGCAAAAAGAGTAACCAAAATTGGGGGGACTATATTAGTAGCATATTGCATGAATGAATATAGTGTATTAACATATGGTTTTAAAGAAAACAATATTCGAGAAAGCATTAAAAATGGAAAGCTTAGTGATGATTTTCATGTTATATCAGAACCAAAAGATTTATATGATTATGTTAGAATTGAGGATATTAATAAGTTAAATGAGGCAGTGAGATTAGAAAGAATAAAACTAATTGCAGCAGACGGACCAGCGAATTATATGCGTTCTGTTTTGAATGCTATGGATGAAGATACATTTAAGCTTTTTATGGATTATCATTTTATAACATGTGAAAGACCAGAGCTACTAGGAGCAAGTGCTCATACATTAGACATTTTAACAAAAAAATAAGAAAAATTTAAAAGATTATATTATTCAATAAAAGTCATGATTAACAATAAAATGTTGATTATGACTTTTGTTTTGTACAAAAAACCTAAGATATTATTTTATGTCACAAAATCGTAAGAAGTACCCTTTATAATATAGTTTGTAAACATAATTTAAGAATTGAATGTTATGGGGGAATCTTATGAGTATATTAAAAACGATAAATTTGAGTAAAATTTATGGAAAGAAACCTAATGAAGTAAAGGCACTTTCTTCTGTGAATATTAAAGTAGAAGAAGGAGAGTTTATATCTATAGTAGGTACATCAGGAAGCGGAAAGTCTACACTTTTACATATGTTAGGTGGACTAGATAAGGCATCTAGTGGTGAAGTTTATGTGAGAGGAAAAGAGATTTTTAAGATGAGTGACGAAGAATTAACTGTATTTCGTAGGAGAAATATAGGATTCGTTTTTCAAAATTATAATTTAGTACCTGTTTTAAATGTATATGAGAACATTATTTTACCTATTGAACTGGATGGGGGAAATATTGATAAAAAGTTTTTACAGAGTATTATTAAAATATTGGGATTAGAAGACAAGCTTAACAGTTTACCAAGTAATCTTTCAGGTGGACAGCAACAAAGAGTGGCTATTGCACGTGCTTTAGCTACTAAGCCGGCTATAATACTTGCAGATGAGCCTACAGGAAATTTAGATAGCAAAACTAGCATGGAAGTTATGGGATTAATTAAAACTACAAGTACTAAGTTTAACCAAACCATAGTTATGATAACCCATAATGAAGAGATAGCTCAGCTTGCTGACAGAATAATTCGTATTGAAGATGGTAAAATTGTTGGAGGTGAAGAAAGTGATCTTTAAAAACAACAATAAAGCTATTATTAAAAAGCTGACTAATCGAACCTTAAAGTATAACAAGATTAGAAATATCATGGCAGTTATTGCTATTGTTCTTACTACTACACTTTTCACTACTTTATTTACAATAAGCACTGGAATTGTGAATACTGTACAGGAACAGACTATGAGACAATCTGGTGGATCAGCTCATGGTACTTTAAAATATTTAAAAGATGATGAGTTCAATAAATTAAGAAGTAATCCTAACATAAAACAAATAGAATATTCAAAAATGGTAGGAATGGCAGAAAACAGAGAATTGTTAAAACATCATACAGAAATACGATTTGCTACGGACGAAGATGCAAAAATGAATTTTAGTTATCCCACAAAGGGTACTATGCCAAGAAAGATAAATGAATTAGCAACAGATACTATGGTTTTAGATTTACTAGGTATACCAAAGGAAATAGGCAAAAGTATAACAATAAATTATAGTATTAATAATAAAAAATTCTCAAGAAAATTTGTATTAGTTGGATATTGGGAGCATGATAAAGTCTCTCCTGCAAGTATGATCTATGTATCTAAGAAATTTACAGATGATATTTTTAAAAACTTTAATACAGATATAAAAAATAAGAACATTGGAACAGGTCTTATATTTGCAGATATAATGTTTAAAAATAGTTTTAATTTAGAAAGAAAGATGCAAAAAGTTATAACTGAAAGTGGCTATAGTGTAGAAAAAAATGATAACAATTATATTGCTTACGGAGTTAACTGGGCTTATATGTCTACAAATTTTAAATTAGATTTAGTTAGTATATTATCAATTACAGCAATAATTGTACTTATAATTTTTACAGGGTACTTGATTATATATAATATATTTCAGATATCAATATTTAAGGATATTCGCTTTTATGGACTACTAAAAACTATTGGAACAACATCAAAGCAGATTAAAAAAATAATTAGAAAACAAGCGTTTCTACTATCCACCATTGGAATCCCTATTGGGTTAATAATAGGTTTTATACTGGGAGCAATATTTTTACCTATGATATTTAGAGCTAATAATAATGAAAAAGCTTATGTATCTTTTAGTCCAATGATATTTATTGGTGCTACTCTTTTTTCTTATGTAACAGTGTTTATTAGCAGCATAAAGCCGGCTAAAATTGCTGGAAACGTTTCACCAATAGAAGCTGTAAGATATACAGGAGCAATATCAAACAATGAAAGAACTATTAAGAATTCTAGTAGAGGCGGTAAAATCTATAGAATGGCTTTATCAAACATCGCAAGAAATAAAAAGAAAACTTGTATAGTAATTATTTCTATGTCCTTAAGTTTAATACTTCTAAATTCAGTTTTTACACTAAGTAAAGGATTTGATATGGATAAATATATCAGTAAATTTTTATCTACGGATTTTGTTATAGGACATGGCAATTATTTTAATAAAAATCATTTTAAATCTAAAGTTGATGAAGTATCTCCTAAAATGATAGAGAAGGTTGAGTATCAAAAGGGCTTTATGCAGGGAGGAAAAATATATTACAATTTACAAAATATTTCTATCATTCAAAATAATGTAGAAAATTTATTGCAATTATATGGTCAATTATATGGTATGGAAGATTTTCCACTTTCACAGTTAAACATTGTAGAAGGAAAACTTGATCTTAAGAAATTTAAATCGGGTAATTATATTATTGAAGGTGTACGATCAAATGATAATGGAGATATTCAATGGGAAAAAAGTAAGTATAATATTGGAGACAAAGTTACATTGAAACTCCAAGATGGTACAAGAAAATCTTATAAAGTTATGGCAAAAGCAGAACTTAAAAATACTTTTGATGTAAGGTATTCTGTTTGTACTTCAAATAATGTGTTAGCAGATACTATGTATTTGCCAAGTAATGAATTTAATAAAATTGTTAAAGATCCTGTGATTATGAGTTATATATTTAATGTTGATAAGA is part of the Clostridium botulinum genome and harbors:
- a CDS encoding BlaI/MecI/CopY family transcriptional regulator, which translates into the protein MTLKKIPDSELEVMKVIWNNEKSISSKEIIKIMADKKKWKQTTILTLLKRLINKNIISAEKVKSLTYYTAIVDKKSYLEVETSDFFKKLHENSLKSFITTLHDNNDITDEDLDELEKWIRESR
- a CDS encoding M56 family metallopeptidase is translated as MEKFILNFIHTSFIGSIWIILLMVLRKCLSKKYSENFIYYMWLLIIVKLIIPFKIPIYLSMEIYNVFDSISLDKIKEQVLLQQRSVNVQGNISIIMIVVYIWFIGIILASSYYIYSYLKFIKNIKCFSYEVTDEELVNIYNGLTCKFKINKKISLKYYNGISSPFGVGILNPSVILPKDFYNPTELKIILTHELMHFKKNDLLYKSLLVVVKIVYWFNPLVYVMCNIINLDCELACDESLLKNSGIEERKLYAMTLINSIRVSNKFTLKSDMVTSFNNSKNILKRRIVNMLNLKKKKRGIIVGTICAIIMTSSLISVNVFVEKAGKKLSGNSCEVITDTSIKKEKSKININSNDNSKVLYEYKTHCNMPEGSTFKNK
- a CDS encoding class I SAM-dependent methyltransferase, translated to MTMELEKYYNKFCEDKRLTRKYGQVEYITSMKYIHHYLEDNKNAKILDVGAGTGRYSVQLANEGYDVTAIELVKHNLGVLKSKGSTVKAYQGTALDLSRFSENTFDITLVFGPMYHLYNFENKVQALEEAKRVTKIGGTILVAYCMNEYSVLTYGFKENNIRESIKNGKLSDDFHVISEPKDLYDYVRIEDINKLNEAVRLERIKLIAADGPANYMRSVLNAMDEDTFKLFMDYHFITCERPELLGASAHTLDILTKK
- a CDS encoding ABC transporter ATP-binding protein, yielding MSILKTINLSKIYGKKPNEVKALSSVNIKVEEGEFISIVGTSGSGKSTLLHMLGGLDKASSGEVYVRGKEIFKMSDEELTVFRRRNIGFVFQNYNLVPVLNVYENIILPIELDGGNIDKKFLQSIIKILGLEDKLNSLPSNLSGGQQQRVAIARALATKPAIILADEPTGNLDSKTSMEVMGLIKTTSTKFNQTIVMITHNEEIAQLADRIIRIEDGKIVGGEESDL
- a CDS encoding ABC transporter permease gives rise to the protein MIFKNNNKAIIKKLTNRTLKYNKIRNIMAVIAIVLTTTLFTTLFTISTGIVNTVQEQTMRQSGGSAHGTLKYLKDDEFNKLRSNPNIKQIEYSKMVGMAENRELLKHHTEIRFATDEDAKMNFSYPTKGTMPRKINELATDTMVLDLLGIPKEIGKSITINYSINNKKFSRKFVLVGYWEHDKVSPASMIYVSKKFTDDIFKNFNTDIKNKNIGTGLIFADIMFKNSFNLERKMQKVITESGYSVEKNDNNYIAYGVNWAYMSTNFKLDLVSILSITAIIVLIIFTGYLIIYNIFQISIFKDIRFYGLLKTIGTTSKQIKKIIRKQAFLLSTIGIPIGLIIGFILGAIFLPMIFRANNNEKAYVSFSPMIFIGATLFSYVTVFISSIKPAKIAGNVSPIEAVRYTGAISNNERTIKNSSRGGKIYRMALSNIARNKKKTCIVIISMSLSLILLNSVFTLSKGFDMDKYISKFLSTDFVIGHGNYFNKNHFKSKVDEVSPKMIEKVEYQKGFMQGGKIYYNLQNISIIQNNVENLLQLYGQLYGMEDFPLSQLNIVEGKLDLKKFKSGNYIIEGVRSNDNGDIQWEKSKYNIGDKVTLKLQDGTRKSYKVMAKAELKNTFDVRYSVCTSNNVLADTMYLPSNEFNKIVKDPVIMSYIFNVDKNYIKNIEGFLKEYSSKVEPLMNYESKNLFVSQFKDMQNMVLTIGGALSFIIGTIGILNFINSILTSIISRRREFAMLQSVGMTDRQLYKLVMYEGFFYAFFTIVIVLVMGSIFSCVVIKKVMETLWFCSYKFVILPLLIASPLLIVISLVIPFIIYRYSNNQTIVERLQELE